In a single window of the Acyrthosiphon pisum isolate AL4f chromosome X, pea_aphid_22Mar2018_4r6ur, whole genome shotgun sequence genome:
- the LOC107882517 gene encoding uncharacterized protein LOC107882517 isoform X1 encodes MVVIFIQKTYKNLSSLKLIFDILQDFFYHSNREVCNAAFEKHNFFCLLLIQTMYSQQNKINSGANGYGNIESPTKTPLPYVQTYKRTGCMAAFESFTQFEQYLDEIRVIMEDPSSPIYVSPRIVDALKSGSKCRLRLSLNVSLSLGDQWPPDQETVEGLYQKIPRLT; translated from the exons ATGGTCGTGATTTTTATCCAGAAAACTTACAAAAACTTATCTAGTCTGAAACTTATATTTGATATTCTTCAAGACTTTTTTTACCATTCAAACCGTGAAGTCTGCAATGCCGCATTCGAG AAACACAATTTCTTTTGCCTTCTTCTCATCCAAACCA TGTATAGTCAACAAAATAAGATCAACTCTGGAGCTAATGGTTATGGAAATATTGAATCGCCAACCAAAACTCCATTGCCCTATGTCCAGACTTATAAAAGAACTGGTTGTATGGCAGCATTTGAATCATTTACTcaatttgaacaatatttgGATGAAATCCGGGTTATTATGGAAGATCCATCTTCTCCTATATATGTTTCACCGAGAATTGTTGATGCCCTCAAAAGTGGAAGTAAATGTAGATTACGCTTGTCCCTTAATGTGAGCTTGTCTCTTGGTGATCAATGGCCCCCAGATCAAGAAACCGTTGAG
- the LOC107882517 gene encoding uncharacterized protein LOC107882517 isoform X2: protein MFAYMILHVCNIWNCLKKHNFFCLLLIQTMYSQQNKINSGANGYGNIESPTKTPLPYVQTYKRTGCMAAFESFTQFEQYLDEIRVIMEDPSSPIYVSPRIVDALKSGSKCRLRLSLNVSLSLGDQWPPDQETVEGLYQKIPRLT, encoded by the exons ATGTTTGCATATATGATTTTACATGTTTGCAACATTTGGAATTGTCTAAAGAAACACAATTTCTTTTGCCTTCTTCTCATCCAAACCA TGTATAGTCAACAAAATAAGATCAACTCTGGAGCTAATGGTTATGGAAATATTGAATCGCCAACCAAAACTCCATTGCCCTATGTCCAGACTTATAAAAGAACTGGTTGTATGGCAGCATTTGAATCATTTACTcaatttgaacaatatttgGATGAAATCCGGGTTATTATGGAAGATCCATCTTCTCCTATATATGTTTCACCGAGAATTGTTGATGCCCTCAAAAGTGGAAGTAAATGTAGATTACGCTTGTCCCTTAATGTGAGCTTGTCTCTTGGTGATCAATGGCCCCCAGATCAAGAAACCGTTGAG